The window ACGACGTGAATGCCGTGGCCGAGGCGCTCAAGCTCGCGGGGATCGTGGCCCGGCAGCGGCGCAACCTCGAGGCGGCGGAAGTGCACTTCCGGGACGCGATGCGAATCGCGGAGTCGCGGCAGAACGTGCTCCTGCTGGCGGAACTGCATCGGGAGAGCGCCCTGCTGTACCGCGCGGCGGGGCGCAACCGAGAGTTGTTGCGGTCACTCAATGCGGCGCATCGACTGTTCTCCCAGCTCAAGGCGGGGCACGACCTGGCGGACATCGAGCGGACGACCCGCGACCTCGAGAGCGAGTTCATTGACGTGGCGCGGCGCTGGGGAGAGTCCACAGAGTCCAAGGACCGGTACACCCAGGGCCACTGCGAACGCGTGGCGGACGTGGCCTGTGCCCTCGCGAAGAAGGTGGGCTTCGACGAGCGTACCCTGTTCTGGTTCCGCATCGGGACCCTGCTCCATGACGTCGGGAAACTCGTGATCCCCGAGGAAGTCCTGAACAAACCCGGACGCCTCACGGCGGATGAGTGGGAGACCGTCAAGCAGCACCCGGTGGCCGGCGTTGAGCTGTTGTCCGACATCGAGTTCCCGTGGGATGTCACTCCCATCGTGCGCTCGCACCACGAGTATTGGGACGGCTCGGGGTACCCGGACGGATTGGTCGGCGAGGAGATTCCGATGGAGGCGCGGATCGTCTGCCTCGCCGACGTCTACGACGCGCTCACGACGGAGCGGAGCTACAAGAAGGCGCTTTCGCACGAGCAAGCCGTCACCTTGATGCGGAGGGACATTGGTCGGCAGTTCGACCCAGATTTGTTCCGTGCCTTTGAGGAGGTGATGGGTGGTCGCGGCGAGGTGGGCGAGGAGCCTGCCCTTGCGGAGACGGCGTTGGTGCCGCCGGCCAACCCGCAACGAGACGAACTGACGGGGCTCCTGATGCGGCGCGCCTTTGTGGAGGCGGCCACGACCCGGCTGGGCGGCGGGGAGACGGCGTTCGCGTTGGCGGTGATTGACGTCGACTCCTTCAAGTCGGTGAACGATACCTTCGGCCATTTGCAGGGCGACGCCGTCCTGCGCGCGGTCGCCAGCATTCTCGCGGAAGGCATTCGTGAGTTTGATGTCGCCGGGCGCTACGCCGGCGACGAGTTCGTGTTGCTGCTCCGGGCCGATGTGCGCGAGGCGATCCAGGTCTGCGAGCGCTTGCGTGAGACGGTGGCCCGGGCCCGCATCCCGCTCCTCGGGAGCGAGGAGGGCGAGGTTGGCGTCTCGCTCTCGATCGGGATCAGCGCCTTCCCCACGCACGGTACGTCGTTCGAGGAGTTGTTCGCCTCGGCGGATCGGGCGCTGTATGACTCGAAGCGTCGCGGGCGGAACATGGTCTCCAGCGCGGGCGGACACGAAGCGCGTGGGGGCAAGCCGCGGCTCGATGTCGACCGCTTTGTCGGCCGGACGGAGGAAGTGGCGCGCTTGGTGCAACACTTCGAGTCCGCAGTGCGCGGCGAGCCCCGCGTCGTCTCACTGGTCGGGGAAGCAGGTGTCGGCAAGACCACGCTGGTGCGCCGCATTGGCAGTGACGTGCGGCTGCGCACGGGTTTGATGGTCTTTGGGCGGTCCCAGGAACCGGATGTCCGCCCACCGTATGGCCCCTGGGTCGACGTGATCAGCGGGCTCCACGGGCTCGGCGTGTTGCCCGCGCGGCGCTGGCCCGAATTGGAGCGCCTGATCCCCAAGTTGCGGTCCGGTGGAGCGGCAGACGTGGGGCAGCAGGCGCCCGGATCCAAGTATGCGCTGCTCGATGAGATCGTCGATGCGGTGCGGAGCGTGGCGGCCGAACGACCCCTCGTGATCGTGCTGGACGACATGCAGTGGGGCGACACGGCGTCGTGGGATGCGGTGGAGCATCTGGCCGGCCAGTTGGGTCGAGAGCGCATCCTTGTGTGCCTGACGATTCGGCGGGAAGATGCCGATCGCATCGACCACAGTCGGCAGCGCCTGAGTCGCAGTGAGCACTATCATGAGCTCCACGTGGGCCGACTCCTGCCGTCGGAGGTGCGCGCGTGGATCATGGGGGCGCTCCGCCAGTCCGCCCTCGAGGATGAGCTGCCGGACGCCCTGTATCGGTACACGGAAGGCAATCCGCTCTTTGTCAAGCAAGTGCTGCAGTCACTGTTTGACGACGGCCTGCTCTGGCACAACGGGACGGGGTGGGAGTGGAAGGAGATAGACGTCATTGCCCTGCCGACCGCGGTGGATGACCTCATGGGCCGACGGCTCGCCCGGCTGTCACCGGCGTCGGGCCGGTTATTGTCGGTGGCTGCCGTCTTCGGGCGCGCCTTCGACTTCGATGAGGTGCAGCAGGCGGCCGACACCACCGAGGACGCCCTCCTCGATGCGTTGGACGAGGCGATCGCGGTCGGTGTGGTTGAGGCGGTCGGGCCATCCGATCCCAACCAGTACCATTTCGTGCACGGCCT is drawn from Gemmatimonadota bacterium and contains these coding sequences:
- a CDS encoding diguanylate cyclase, whose protein sequence is MAPERSGESGLGFRERCDEGQRLEREGNFEAARTAYEQALRLLEPGHGGASASTLFRWIARTWQADARYEEALAAIEAAYAAAEAEGDERAIGHAQNLHAIVWWRLGGLDKARDLYLTAREGALRHGDTLLAAMTAQNLGVIAAIRGEHDQALAYYESALREYRQLEMHRDACIAMNNRGLLLTRMGRWDDARGSFEEAFALARRVRDDDVRTQIEVNIAALTVARGDYETAQREVMHALARARARDDVNAVAEALKLAGIVARQRRNLEAAEVHFRDAMRIAESRQNVLLLAELHRESALLYRAAGRNRELLRSLNAAHRLFSQLKAGHDLADIERTTRDLESEFIDVARRWGESTESKDRYTQGHCERVADVACALAKKVGFDERTLFWFRIGTLLHDVGKLVIPEEVLNKPGRLTADEWETVKQHPVAGVELLSDIEFPWDVTPIVRSHHEYWDGSGYPDGLVGEEIPMEARIVCLADVYDALTTERSYKKALSHEQAVTLMRRDIGRQFDPDLFRAFEEVMGGRGEVGEEPALAETALVPPANPQRDELTGLLMRRAFVEAATTRLGGGETAFALAVIDVDSFKSVNDTFGHLQGDAVLRAVASILAEGIREFDVAGRYAGDEFVLLLRADVREAIQVCERLRETVARARIPLLGSEEGEVGVSLSIGISAFPTHGTSFEELFASADRALYDSKRRGRNMVSSAGGHEARGGKPRLDVDRFVGRTEEVARLVQHFESAVRGEPRVVSLVGEAGVGKTTLVRRIGSDVRLRTGLMVFGRSQEPDVRPPYGPWVDVISGLHGLGVLPARRWPELERLIPKLRSGGAADVGQQAPGSKYALLDEIVDAVRSVAAERPLVIVLDDMQWGDTASWDAVEHLAGQLGRERILVCLTIRREDADRIDHSRQRLSRSEHYHELHVGRLLPSEVRAWIMGALRQSALEDELPDALYRYTEGNPLFVKQVLQSLFDDGLLWHNGTGWEWKEIDVIALPTAVDDLMGRRLARLSPASGRLLSVAAVFGRAFDFDEVQQAADTTEDALLDALDEAIAVGVVEAVGPSDPNQYHFVHGLLADALKRELNPRRLQVIQRRVAETLEERRPLAAAEISSLFDQAGDAGRAYQHALRAEERALAVYALDDAARALRIAVRRAAAGPETFEAKRRLLRVVQLAGHYGEAERLANELVQEADGAEGAELRLAARRAVIEARALMGAPAATTLAAYEDLLAEASAAEAPRERVLLLTLISDLHARHAAWGDAQRLAREARDGAAILADRELMADATIRLGTALLDTSPQAAQQHFVEAADLYAAIGNRFGHARCLVNTGIAHQRLGQAVEAELSYREGLALAEGANSVDLMGLAALNLGVLLTRCGRYDPAEEQFQRAMRSFAKVKNEPRRAYALYNLAHLAYEQGDAAKAQGLAQASSDLATELGITPLRMGALARVGLAALALGAREEVARVAGILDAELSAGGWFTGRECVEAFQARRALHDGDHRGAQRAFVRAAEAVGNDPYDLAWLVAECSALFRTTAATPELRRLGQRARQDAERFGFGPLAKRLTLIALDDVADQREFSPLRAAR